The proteins below come from a single Zea mays cultivar B73 chromosome 8, Zm-B73-REFERENCE-NAM-5.0, whole genome shotgun sequence genomic window:
- the LOC103636511 gene encoding LOW QUALITY PROTEIN: uncharacterized protein (The sequence of the model RefSeq protein was modified relative to this genomic sequence to represent the inferred CDS: deleted 1 base in 1 codon): MQLCYAMPFLHIQDNRRSTHATHSLYCLSPSSSPSEKGRHPSIHPSMELFAAAEEKPCRLFKKRSGGGGKGGMGVRADGSGKGGSFSGRCARLVKQQRARFYIMRRCVTMLVCWREREYA; the protein is encoded by the exons ATGCAGCTATGCTATGCTATGCCCTTCCTCCACATACAAGAC AACCGCAGATCAACACACGCAACTCACTCACTCTACTGCCTATCACCATCCTCTTCGCCTAGCGAGAAGGGacgccatccatccatccatccatccatggaGCTCTTTGCAGCAGCCGAGGAGAAGCCGTGCAGGCTGTTCAAAAagaggagcggcggcggcggcaaggggggCATGGGCGTGCGCGCcgacggcagcggcaagggcgggTCCTTCTCCGGGCGGTGCGCGCGGCTCGTCAAGCAGCAGCGCGCGCGGTTCTACATCATGCGCCGGTGCGTCACGATGCTGGTGTGCTGGCGCGAGCGCGAGTACGCCTGA